CGCTGCACGTCCGCGAATCGCTACGCGAGGACGGACGTAGCCCGGCGGCGTACCGCGAGTTCCTCCGCACAACCGGACAAGAAGAGCCACTCGCTCAGTTCGAACGTCTGGGGATCGACCTGACCACGAGTGACCCCTACGAGCGTGCGACGAGTGTGTTCGACGGGTACCTGGACGAGTGGACGTGAGGGATTCGGGTTTCGACTGCACGGGAAGCAGTGGCGCGCGCCGTCGCGCCCTCGTGGCGTGACGAAGCCGGAGTCGGCTGGGGAGGAACGCGGGTCGTCCTTTCCGACGCACGGACCACTCGCAAAGACGCCGAGAGACGGAGTCTCCCACACCTTCACACGTTCCGTTCGCTGAAAAACGCCGAGAAGCGAAGCCTCTCGTGCTCTATCTCGTTTCACCCGATAGAACGCCGAGGAGGAGATTTGAACCGGAGGAAGACGTTCCTGCTCATACTGCCGGCTGTCACTTCGTGAAGATCTTCGCCACCCCGGGGTGGCGAAATCATTCACAGACTTACAGCCGGTAGTATCACTTCGTTGCGCGGGCTGCGACTTCCGGGGTTCAAATCTCCGCGTGTGGCGTTTCCTGCTCACAGGTCGATCGACACGCACAGCGGTCGCTCGAAGGCTGGTATTCGCAGGAAAACGCCGAGGAGGAGATTTGAACTCCTGTGTCCTGAACGGACAGTTGCTCTCGAAGCAACCGCCTTGGCCGGGCTAGGCTACCTCGGCTCACTTCATCGTAGCGCGATGTGCTCTTTATCGGTTTCGGTTCGAGCCGGGAGTGACAAGCGTTGGACAGCGCCACCCCGATTCCTCCGACAGTAATATTGTGTGTGGCTGACAGTGGAAATTATGGACGTGCCAGAAGCCAGCGACGTGTGTTCACGGGTGTTAGACGAGATGGGATCGGCAGTGATCGGCGAGCGATCGTTCTTCGAGACCGTGTTACTGGGCGTCGTCGGCCGCGGCCACGTCCTCCTGGAGGACGTGCCGGGGACGGGCAAGACGCTGACGGCCCAGACGATGGCCCAGACCCTGGGACTCAGCTTCTCCCGGATCCAGTTCACTCCCGACCTGCTGCCGGCAGATATCACCGGGACACACGTGTTCAACGAGCGCGAGCGGAGCTTCGAGTTCAACGAAGGGCCGATCTTCGCCAACGTCGTGCTGGCCGACGAGATCAACCGCGCGCCGCCCAAGACCCAGTCGGCGCTACTTGAGGCCATGGAGGAGGGGCAGGTCACCGTCGACGGCGACACCTACGACCTTCCGCAGCCCTTCTTCGTCATCGCGACCCAGAACCCGGTCGAGATGGAGGGCACCTTCGAGCTGCCCGAGGCGCAGGTCGATCGCTTCCTCGCGAAGACGTCGATCGGGTACCCCGACGAGGACGGCGAGTTCGAGTTGCTCCAGCGTCGGGCCGGCCGCGTCGAGCAGAGCCCCTCCGTCGAGACGGTGCTGTCGCCCGAGGAAGTCGACGAACTGCGAGCGCTACCGGAGTCGATCACCGTCGAAGACGACGTGTTGCGCTACGTCTCGAACGTCGCCCGGGCGACCCGAGAGCACCGCCACGTGGACGTGGGTGTCTCGCCTCGTGGCACCCAGCGACTCTTCGAGGCGGTCCGTGCTCGGGCGCTGATCCGCGGTCGGGAGTTCGTGACGCCCGACGACGTGAAGGCCGTCGCACAGCCGGTGCTGGCCCATCGAGTCGTGCTGACGCCGGAGGCCCGCGTCGAGAACGTCGCCGAGGCGGCCGTCGTCGAGAGCGTGCTGGACGACGTGCCCGTGCCGACCGTGGCTCGCCAGTAGCGTCACCGATCGAGCGCGTAGGTAAACAGCAGCGCCGCACCGAGCGACAGGGCGATCGCGGTCGTGGGCTGGCCGGTGCTCGCGGCGTCGTAGACGACGTAGCCGACGACCGCGACCGCGGAGCCGACGGCGACCGTCACACCCACGTGTGCGAGCTGGGCCCGCGTCGAGACCGCCGCGTGTCCGAGTTGCCGACCGAGGTCGATGCCGTGCTCACCCGCGTCCCACGCGACGACCGCCGCCCCCGCAGCGACCAGCATCGGGACCGGTTCGGTCCCTGCGACGCCGGCCAGCAGGACGGCCCCGAACAGCCCCGCGGAGCCGATCCGGTGGAGCAGTCGCGACCCCCGGCGCACGCCGAACGAGACCACGACGAGCGCGCACAGGCCGACGGCACCGGCAAGCAGCGTCGTCGCGCTGACCAGCACGGTCACGAGCCCGGCGGCGACGGCGACCGCGACCGAGGCCGTGCCCGGCCGGGTGTCGAGCGAGCCGGCGTCGGTGGCGCGGGTGCTCATCGCGACCCCCCGTCCCAGCGGGCGAGCGCGTGCGGGAACGGTTCCGTCCCGTCCCAGTCGACGACCGGAATGTCGCGCTGGCGGAGGTCCGCGAGACGCAGCGACCGCCTGACTCCGGCCAGTCGGTGCCCGGCGGAGTCGTCGGCCGTCGGGTCCGGCGAGACTACCGTCGTCCGGTGGCCGTTGGCGTCGAGTCGGATCGCAGCGCCGGCCACGTGATCGTTGGTCAGCGGCGAGAACACGACGATCTGGGCGTCCGTGGGCGCGCGACGCCTGATCCGCTGGACCGCGGCGTAGAGGTTGGTCTCCGCGTCGGGCCCAGACGGCGAGAGCGCCGGCTCCGTCGAGAGGAACTCGCGTGCTCGAACGCGGTGTTCGTCCCCGTTGCCCGGCGAGAGCCAGCAGTCCGTCGGCGACAGCGCCGTCAGCCCCACGTCGTGGCCCGCGTCGGTCAGCGAGACGTAGGCGTGGCCCGCCGCGTCGACGGCCGCGTCGAGCGCCGTCCGGGCCTGTGGCGCTGGGGCGGCGTACGCCGCCTGTCGAGCGTCGACGACCAGCACGACCGAGACGCTGCGTTCGACCCGGTACTGGACGGTCGTGAGGTCCCCGGTTCGGGCGGTTCGGTTCCAGTCGACACGGTTCAGCGGGTCGCCCGGACGGTACTCGCGGGTCGCGTAGAACTCCACGCCGGGCCCGCCGGTGTCTGCCGGGAACCGGCCCGTGTGACGGGTGGTCTGTGATCGCAGCGGAAAGGCGACGCTCTGGCTCGGCAGCGACGCCTCGCAGCCGACGGTGTCGGGCGCGTCGACCGTGCCGCGTCGCTCCGTGGCCCCGGACGCGTCCCGGGCGAGGACCGTCGTCGGCTCGAACTCGTGACGGCCCCGCCGAGCCCGCAGCGAGTAGGAGAACGTCGTCTCCTGGCCCGGTCGGAGCGCGGTCGCGACGCGGGGCGACCCCTCGACGACGGTCATCTTCGGCGGGACGCCGTCGACGAGCCGCAGGTCCGGCATCGTCCGGTCGCTCTCGTTGCGCACCGTCACGGTCACCGCGACGGTGTCGTCGGTGTCGGGAGCGTCGTCGCTGATCGAGCGCTCGACGCTCACCTCGACCGGCGGCGGCGAGGTGAACTGCCCGTAGC
Above is a genomic segment from Halomicrobium sp. LC1Hm containing:
- a CDS encoding MoxR family ATPase; amino-acid sequence: MDVPEASDVCSRVLDEMGSAVIGERSFFETVLLGVVGRGHVLLEDVPGTGKTLTAQTMAQTLGLSFSRIQFTPDLLPADITGTHVFNERERSFEFNEGPIFANVVLADEINRAPPKTQSALLEAMEEGQVTVDGDTYDLPQPFFVIATQNPVEMEGTFELPEAQVDRFLAKTSIGYPDEDGEFELLQRRAGRVEQSPSVETVLSPEEVDELRALPESITVEDDVLRYVSNVARATREHRHVDVGVSPRGTQRLFEAVRARALIRGREFVTPDDVKAVAQPVLAHRVVLTPEARVENVAEAAVVESVLDDVPVPTVARQ
- a CDS encoding DUF58 domain-containing protein, coding for MSFSSIPAAATRAAGATDEAAEFEIEPGTVVDRRTRRWYGVTVFALLALGVGVLTREPGLLLTSAFGIAFAGYGQFTSPPPVEVSVERSISDDAPDTDDTVAVTVTVRNESDRTMPDLRLVDGVPPKMTVVEGSPRVATALRPGQETTFSYSLRARRGRHEFEPTTVLARDASGATERRGTVDAPDTVGCEASLPSQSVAFPLRSQTTRHTGRFPADTGGPGVEFYATREYRPGDPLNRVDWNRTARTGDLTTVQYRVERSVSVVLVVDARQAAYAAPAPQARTALDAAVDAAGHAYVSLTDAGHDVGLTALSPTDCWLSPGNGDEHRVRAREFLSTEPALSPSGPDAETNLYAAVQRIRRRAPTDAQIVVFSPLTNDHVAGAAIRLDANGHRTTVVSPDPTADDSAGHRLAGVRRSLRLADLRQRDIPVVDWDGTEPFPHALARWDGGSR